The sequence GAGATTTGTGTGTAAAATTGGATCAGCAGAAAGATACACTGATGCAACAAATGGACGATAAAGACGCAATCAAGGCGCAGGTAAATCTAAAAAGACGATGCAAATTGATGAATTAATTCgataatttgtataaaattttatgtagTACGATATGCAAATCGCTAAACTAAAAGCGGAGCAAATTGCGATCCAAGATCAGATGAACAGAGATCGCGTAACCGTTGAGCGACTGGAGATGCTTTTGGAGCAAGCTCGTCAAGAGTCTATAACTGCACAGGCTAATAATCAGGAGCTCCAAAACGAGATGTCCAGACTGAGACAGAAGATGTctgaattacaaaataaattgtaagcgataattgttttctataataaattatagatgGTAAGATAGACTTCAGGTTTATTTAACGTCTTAGATCGTCGGAATCAAGCAAACTCCGGCAATATCAGACTCAGGCTGCGGAGTACTGTAAACAGATCAGTGAACTGCGTAGGCAAGTTACAAACGAGAGATTTGATCGTGCAAGAAAAGACGAAGAAAGTCGCAGGTATATTCCACGaaagtttttattaattatacatagAATTGGAATCAGGATCAGGGTTGTATATCTGTTTTTAGACACTCAGAAGGCCTTCCCGATTCACTCGTCCAAACTCCACATCCTACCAACCAAAATCCCAACGAGTCAAATGATACAGGATTTGCGACACGCAGGTAGATAAATATTcagtaacaaatttttaattttattaaaaagaaatgaaaattgaactGCCAGGCAAGTAGACTGGCTGAAGAAACCTTACACCGCGATTCCCAAATACTCCCGTATACTTAGTCCTGCGCGATCGGTAAATGAGCGACATTCTTTTCCTATGGATTGCAAGTGTTTGCCCTCGAGAACCATTTTTCACGAATCATCGTCCAACAAATTACCATTTTTCCCTTCTGTGTCGAATAACGAAGCAGATGTTTCAAGACGGAATAATTCTGAAAACTCCAACAAACGCTAAAAATCTCTCTGAACGTATAACGAAGTGTCTTGTATATGCTCTGTGATGGTTCAATTAACGTTTATAAAATTTGCGATTGTTTggtatgaaataaataaatttgaaagtaGTAAATTTATAGTAGTAAAGCGATAGTTTTACATGGTTGATGtcatctttttttaaattacttctCGTATGATTAAATTGCCTTTCTTTTTGTTTGCAGGTCATTAAATTCGACACCCGACAGTTTTAACGTAGATTTAAATGTGGTTATATAAAGTATCATTTAACATGCTCTGATCAATAGATATTTGCAGAACGAAGAGCATGACGGTACAACCGATAGAAGCGGGATGAGAATGGTAGATGATATTGCAGTGTCACGTTTTGGATATTTGAAGGTGGAAAGTAACTACAGATGTAACAATCGACCAAAAGAAATTCAGCGTGATGTTCCATGTATTAACATAATATTACGTTCAGACTGTAAAATGCATTCCAATCAGTACAACTACGTGCAAAAAGAAAACGCACAAAATGAGAACAAACCAGAGCCTCGGAATAATGAAGATTTAGTTAAAACTAATGTACAGAGGCCAAGTGTGTCAGGTTTAAATTCTCCTGGCACAAAGTATAATTCTACCTACTTTAATACCGACAATCATTTTGATGTCTTGCAAACATTaggaatgaaatataattatacTGCCTTTGACATAGAAAATAAGCTGAATGTGTCACAATCAGTAGGTGTGCAAAATAAAGCACAGTCCAATCAGGGTACTAAACAATCAGCCTCTAATAGTACTTCAAAGATTCGGTACAGTAGCCCACTATTTTCATATTATCCTGTTCATTCCACTGAAATATCAAATGACAGCAAAGCTTTGGATAATGCAGCTAAAAAAAGATTAATGTTCTCCAAGAATAACAACGTAgttttaaatgataaaattgcaaatatcGTCTGCACTAACAAATCGtacaaaatttctaaaaataattatgataaATATACTTCATTGGAAGAAAGTACTTTTAACAAAACCATATCAAGGAATAAAAGATTAACAAATCTTTTACATCGAGATGACATAAATTTCTGTACTGATACAACTTGTACTAAAACTAATTGTTCTGCATCAACTacgaaaagagaaaataagCATAAAAGTACACATACCGATATAAAATGTATGCATGATGTTACAACAAATACTTTATTGAAATCTACTGAAAACTTTCACTATAATGAagaacgagaaaaaaaatgtataaatacaATTGATACTGCTTTGGATACAGTTCAGAATATGTTGAAAGGggtaaaaaaatttgaagacAAAGATATTGATAAACGAAATGCTGAAAATTACCACTATCAAGAAGTAAGATGCAAAAATATGGGTTGCAATTACTTAAATGCGGTGGATGATGTTGCTATATcgaaatataaagaaaattgtgCAAATTTAGCAGAGTTAATAAAACCAGAATATGTGAAAATGTTACAGGAAATTAAAGAACACACGATGGCGTTAGAAGAGCAATTGATAATCATGAATAAGAATATGAAGATTAAGAagaaaacaattgaaaaacttATGTCTGCTCCTGAATATCAAGACGCTTATAATACTGAACAGCAAAGAGATATAATTACACAGAAtcctgaaaaaagaaatatctgTGTTCAGGAACCATCAAAAAGCACCAGTTATGTAAACTGTATGCAGTATACAACATTTAAACCTGAAAAAGATAACGATGAGCAACATATTAAGAAACAAGATGTAGCTCTTGAAAAAAGCAAACATAAAAGGGAGGTAGAGCAAAAATGTAAAAGTTCCACAGAACAGCAGGAAAATAAAGATCACagaaaagatattaataattttaaaagaacacATAATGTACAAATTCAATGTATAAGATCTTTTCATATAATTGACGCTTCGAGTTTTAAATCCTTTTCAACATCAACATCTAAAAAGGTAAATTCTACAAACAACAAAAACAATGTTTGTTATATTTCCCGTCGTGTCCAAAGCAGTCTTATAAGCAAAGAAAATTTACGTACACAACGAATTAATAAAACTATGTTAGATAAATTGATAATCAATGCTGtagaaatgaataataagGGAATAAATGACGAGCAGGAATCTTTGACTCATGAGGAAAAAGCTATCATGATGTTACTCTTAGCAAAGAGTATAagtaataaatgtttaaaatctAAACATAAGAAATCAGAACTTATAAACTTTAGACCAAAATGCATTATTGATTCGTGTATTCCATGTGATCAAAGGTTGGTTAAATGTAAATTGTCCAAGAGAAAAATGCAGATACCTGTTGTGTTCAAACAATCAAAACCCATAAAATATAAGGACGAACAAAGTATCTACTCAAATCAAAATAGTTGCGAGTGTTTACCAGTACaatcagaaaataatttaGTAACTACTGTTTGCACACAGTCGTCCAATTTACAAATTACTACTGCCACCTCAGTTTCTTGTACTTCGTTCAACAATAGAATTATTGTAGACAATGTAACTGAAGAAAGGAGAACAAGAGGAGATGTTTGTATATTAAGTTAACGAATGAATGCAAAACAAAAGCTTACAAAATTCCAAATATGTGTTAAGTTAAAATGTGCCTATTGTAGTATTTTAGTTCTTAATTTAATCAAGTACATTGTTGCCAGTATCAAGAACTGACATTTAATGTTTCAACTTTTAAATTGactataaaatttctaatactATTTGTAGATATAGCGTTGCGataaattatatgaaaatgtaaattttaaacTAACAAATTATAAGACTGTACTAGCACTAATTATAAGACTGTATTCATTACCATGTTGCATACGTTAATATAtcgtattatttttatattttacatgcTGAATCAATAAagttataatttaattaaaacatattccaatttgattataaatatcaaGCTTATTGTTAGTTGAAATCTTATTAGGAACATTGAGATTTCCTTGTTTCCACAATCTAAAATAAGCTTCCAAATTAAACTCGTTAGTTTAagtttaatcatttttcttttgcatttagtaatttattatatcatccttttattcttttacaCATATGTTATGATCTCGATGATCGTACGAAACGGTGAACATGTAAACTAggtaattacaaataataaaaataaaaagccTCTCATAAAGATTTCTCTTCTAAACGTTCAGCTATTCCAATTTgatttatgtatatttatatttgtgtatttatgtattttatatatacatcttcaaatttatattatatataaaatacataatagAGGCTTGCACATATTTCATTGTTTCATAATTTGCGACGTTAAATATCAGCTTTCATCGTTATTAAATCGGTGCCAGTGACGACCTGGTATCAGTttgataattacaaaaatgtCATACCCTTTGCAACTCCTGTTTTCTCGTAACTCTATTATAATAcagacttttttttctaacttCGCTTCGCCAAACATTTAATCTTACACCCTTAAGAAATTTACACATAGCTCGTAACATGATGAATGAAATACACAGGTATTatgtacaaatatttataattacatatatatatatatactctTTTTCCCgcattttattattctaatacgttcttaacttttaaattcgtGATCGTGCCCGAGTACCTGGATAACTCGACTAACGACACACGTTATaaatgcaatttatttttctgaaCATCTGATAACGTTAAATTTTTGTATgttcgtttatttttaatcgctgatgaaatgaaataaagagATCCGTTTACGCGAGCTATAATTTACAACAGGTTCCAAAGAAGAATCAAGTTatagaaagtaaaaattgAGTAACTCTCCTATTGAACTTTACGAAATAACTGAGATTACCATTTCACGATATCTAATTTTTTCCGTTTCATTCACCTCTTTTTGTACAGCCTATGATACAAAGAAGTagataatatttctttgtaatttatatgaaaaatataaatgaaaaacaagGCGATGAGAAGAAAGGTTTTGCCATCACGCTCAACAAGAATTACTTAACTCTAATTTGGTTTCTTAAACAAATTTGCAGAAGCATCGCATTTAATTCAAAGGAATTTTCTGTCTAGAAAAAGGAACAAGAACGAATATAGAATTGATCTTCAGAAAATGGCATGACATAGTTGCCTTGGAAAGTGCTTCTTTTAGTTTCTGCTCTGTCTCTCTCCCTCCCATTTTAGTgctgaaaatttgaaaaagactGGCTTTAAGAACATTTAGGcctttctaattttaaatataaatatacttaCACCTGTATCATTATAATACACAGATAACTCGGAAGCAATAATTGATCTTTGACCCAAATTGAAGTGCATAGTTTTATGGATGCTTCGTCATTTTTCACAATACCATTGCGATTCACAGAAAATCAGATTATGTTACCTTGTTGTGGATGATAATGTAATTAGGAAAACGATTCAACTCCTGACAGGCTCAGTTTACCGAAGCAGTATAAAAGTTATCTCTACATATCTGAGAAGATTACAGAAGTCAAAAACGGTTagtagtttctttttttcttttttccatttttttgtTGAGCTAGATCCGATCTAAAGCAGAAGAAGTTCTTAGATTCCCGATGAATCACACCGTTAACGCTAACCGTATGTGTACGTTATGTGCGATGACTTACTAACGTCTGACAATAAAGATTATTCgataataaaacaaagagAGACGATAATATAGCCATGTAATTGCAATATGCAATTATAAGCAAATGATAAATTCCTAacaaatacatttcataaaAAGGTTTCTTTACATTCTAGGTTTTCTTGGTGACTTATGAAAAacatacaataataatattaataataattaataataatataatataatataataataataatataatattgattGTAATTAACTATAACGTCCATAAAGTATTTTCTTCGCACATTTTTTGTACACGATTACTAAAAACATTTCTTCCGCTTCTTgttgagaaaataaatattaatattaaatttgaaatattatctcgttttttgtttttttttgttttgtttgtttATCACTGATCTGCATCACTTCAACTACTGTCTTTCGTTTGTGTTACTAGTTTTACAGTACATTATTATAATCTAAATCGGCAAATCAAATTGCCTAGTAAGTTTATAGGCCTCTTTTAATAATATGGAACATTGCCGTATCCTCTTCCTAGTACATCCTCTTGACCattcttgattttttctttccttttaataCGCACAAACACACTTTTGcaatgaaattgcaaattttcgCACTTTACATCATACTTCCTTTTCTCTCACTTTACAcactaaaatttaaaattgatcgCTGCTCGCAACGTGAAAGAGCTTGTTTAGAGGCCTGGTTCAAGAGGTCACCTATGGTTACTGTTGCTTTGATCATTCATATCGTATAGAACTTGTGCGATTGTTCTCGATGATTCAACGTTACTTAACGCCACACCTGCCAAATGTGGTTCATACGCTCTAAGATGCCtgcaaagaaaaattaacataattattacattatcttTTCTTCTAGGTTGAAATTGATGGAAATGTTCAGAAGAAACTTCACCTTCTGCCATGTGTTGAATATATGACTAGGTTTCTGAGAATAAGAGCGGCTGTCAAACGAATACTTTTAGTCACTGGACCTTCGTTGTCGTCCTGtcaatgaagaaaaaaaagcaatatgttaaaaaacaaaaaacatgAAATGTTACATTTTGAAGTatctatgaaaataaaagtatgTAGACATCTAATCACATTTTCACTTAATGCTATAACAAATATAATGTGACACCAATACAGCAATTATTCAATGATGTTTGGATTAATTAGTTGCAACAATTCTGAACATTAGTAAAATACAAAgtcataaaaagaaaatgtcaAACGCCAGGATAAATAATagtttttcatatttatcataaaatcatataaaaatataaataaaaaatgtacttatacatatatatatcacacaataatataaaaatatagaaaaagtaAAGCAACTTCTGTTAATTTCTCACGCCTTATTATTTTAGAACAAACATATAATGTATA comes from Osmia bicornis bicornis chromosome 4, iOsmBic2.1, whole genome shotgun sequence and encodes:
- the LOC114879558 gene encoding uncharacterized protein LOC114879558 produces the protein MRMVDDIAVSRFGYLKVESNYRCNNRPKEIQRDVPCINIILRSDCKMHSNQYNYVQKENAQNENKPEPRNNEDLVKTNVQRPSVSGLNSPGTKYNSTYFNTDNHFDVLQTLGMKYNYTAFDIENKLNVSQSVGVQNKAQSNQGTKQSASNSTSKIRYSSPLFSYYPVHSTEISNDSKALDNAAKKRLMFSKNNNVVLNDKIANIVCTNKSYKISKNNYDKYTSLEESTFNKTISRNKRLTNLLHRDDINFCTDTTCTKTNCSASTTKRENKHKSTHTDIKCMHDVTTNTLLKSTENFHYNEEREKKCINTIDTALDTVQNMLKGVKKFEDKDIDKRNAENYHYQEVRCKNMGCNYLNAVDDVAISKYKENCANLAELIKPEYVKMLQEIKEHTMALEEQLIIMNKNMKIKKKTIEKLMSAPEYQDAYNTEQQRDIITQNPEKRNICVQEPSKSTSYVNCMQYTTFKPEKDNDEQHIKKQDVALEKSKHKREVEQKCKSSTEQQENKDHRKDINNFKRTHNVQIQCIRSFHIIDASSFKSFSTSTSKKVNSTNNKNNVCYISRRVQSSLISKENLRTQRINKTMLDKLIINAVEMNNKGINDEQESLTHEEKAIMMLLLAKSISNKCLKSKHKKSELINFRPKCIIDSCIPCDQRLVKCKLSKRKMQIPVVFKQSKPIKYKDEQSIYSNQNSCECLPVQSENNLVTTVCTQSSNLQITTATSVSCTSFNNRIIVDNVTEERRTRGDVCILS